tgaaaaattatatttttaaaaatcaaaattatattcTAAGGGAAAAAAATTGTGAGTGAATgggtaaaataattttttaaaatttgaaactcattttcaaattaaaaaaatattcagtcCAATATATAACCAAatgctattttttttcttaaaatgaaATAAACGGAAACATTTCCATTGAAAAATGGCTAATATAATAGACAATAGAAATTTTAAACAAAATTCCTAAAAATTAGATGTAAAAAAACAAGGAATTTATGGAAGAAAGGAGAATagaaatgaaattaaaaaaaaattaattgcaaAAGCAAAAAGGAGGAATGtgttttttcttcctttttatatCTTGTCATTTTTatcgaaaataaaaaaataaaaaaattgacattAAAGAAAAAATCTCTAGGAAAATTGACTAAGGATTTTCTGTAGAAAACTAGTCTCGACTCTTGAGATATGGTCCATAAGTCCAGACTACTATGGgagaattttttaaatttatttttagataCTTCCTTTTTACttataaatgaatttttgaatatattttttatagtttaaaataaataaattttttaaagtatAAAATTGTATGAgaatataaaataatagaataaagaaaataaagagagtTCATGGGGAGGGAATGTCTTTATGTTAGCTACTTACAGAGATAATCGGTGTAAAATTATgtaaactaattaaattaaaaaatggtGATAAACAATATAACCAATTCAAGTATCAAAttataacatatacttttataCATCGatctatttatatattcaaCATGTGTTATTTTCAAGAATAGAGTTCTTATTATTTAGTTAAGTATGAGATAAAAGATATCTAAAAACATGTATTTCGAGATGTTGATCAATTTATATATTCAACCTACACTATATTTAAATGAGAAAGTTTTATGTTTTAGtcaattatgtatttttatatatttttaaatgataaaagCAATTTAATTGCGCTctctatatatacacacaatacatgaaaatgacttaattaattaaaattcagAAGTTCAAAATTTCCCTCTACCATCAATAAATTTAACTATGGACATTTATAACATGATCTAAATAGGCCTCACTTATGAGAATGACCTTTAGATAGATGATTTACGGTTATGAGTTAATCGCTAAATTCTCATCGTCACATAAAATTTTAAGAttggacttttaattttgaactGAGAAATAATGTGGTTGCTGTGATAGAATGTCATGATTGAttaatttggttattttttaatttaaaaaggtAAAAAGTGCTtaagaattttttgaaaaataatttatgctattcataaatatttattttgtcctTGAAATCATTattaaatattgagaaaaagcttaaatatgtcattaaactttgagaaaaagatttatttatgctattcattaaaaatttgatttatttatgtcattttcctTTGAGAAAAAGGCTGATTCATATCATTATTtgtaaagtaaaaatatttttagttttacaAAACTATTTTGTACACGTGATCAATTATGATTTGGCTAcgtcattaattaaattattatttaaaataaaaaagattcaaATATGCCatgaaactttaaaaaaatttttGCTATccattaaaagtttggctcatctatATCATTTTACCTAACAAATAATTTCACGACATTTCAGTTAtatgtaaaaattattttacatatTTCCTAAATTAACTGGGGAAAAAAAGTGAATTATATTCGGAGTTccaatttcagagtcaaaagtttaCGGTCCCTTGCGTAGAAAGTTGTCAACCTTTTCCCGTGATGACTCATCTACTTCACTGCACTTGAGTTTCAGTACCAGTCTTTTAGCCATGGCTTCCATTTCAGTTCCTCTCCTGGCCGTCCGATCACCTGTAAACTACCTCCCATTCCCCTCAATCTTCAATCTCAACCGCCCATTTTCTACTTCACTCTCCTCCAATGCCTTCACCCATTTGAAAGTCTCAAGCACTACTTCTAGTTCTAACCAACCCGTCACTGAAACAACTTCTACCTCTACATCTACCATCAATGTCCAAAACGACGACTCTTTAGACACCACCCTCTTCGTTGTTCGGGCCAAGAATCGAATTGGGCTTCTTCAAATCATCACCCGGGTATTCAAAGTTCTCGGCCTCAAAATTGAGAAGGCAATTATTGAATTCGAAGGTGAGTTTTTCGTGAAGAAGTTTTACGTCAATGATTCTAACGGTAAGAAGATTGAGAAAATGGAATGTTTGGAGAAGATACACAAGGCATTGTTGGAGGCAATCGACGGCGATGATGGTGACGCCGGTGCCGGAGTTTATTCTCCGTCGTCGGTGGCGGTTAGTGGGAGAGGGGTGGTTGTGAGGAAACCTGGGTTGAAGATGGACTTAGGATACAGGAAGGCGAAAGTTGAGAAGATGTTTGGGTTGATGGATGAGTTCTTGAAGAATGATTCCATTAGTTTACAGAAGGATATTCTTGATCATGTTGAATTTACTGTTGCTAGATCAAGAttcaattttgatgattttgaagcTTACCAGGTACTCCCTACTTGAAGGAATTTTGATCAAGGTTCAATTACTTATGTAGTAGCTGTTACTGATGAAGTATGGACAATGCAGGCATTAGCTCACAGTGTCAGGGATAGGCTTATTGAGCGATGGCATGATACTCACCAGTATTTTAAGAAGAAAGATCCTAAGCGAATTTACTTCCTTTCGCTTGAATTTCTTATGGGTACTTGACATTCATATACTCATAAAGTCACTTTCTTTTGTTGCATCTCATTGGGTCACAGCTAGGCCTTTCCTAATTCAATTATGCTTTTGTCTGATtaagatttttctttatttgatctGTCAGGTCGTTCTCTAACTAACAGTATCACAAACCTTGGCATTCAGGACCAATATGCTGATGCTTTAACTCAGCTTGGATTTGACTTTGAAGTCTTGGCAGAGCAGGTTGGTGAAATCTCGATTTGTTGTCTCTGATACTCTAGCAATTTTTTGTGTCTGTAACATGTTACAAATTAATAAGTAAATGAGTATGTTTAGTGGTTACTTTGGATTATATGAACTTTTTTGTGAATTTAAGGTGATCTAGAAAATTTATGAGTAACATTTAAAGGACATGATAGGATAATGATTGTATATGAAAATGcaataacttcaaattcataGGACAACATTATTGACTGGCCTTGCTATGTTCAATTAATGAAGATCAGTTGATCCTTCATCCATAAGCAGTGTTAATTATTCTGGTCATCAGTCTGATTTTGAAGTAGCTTGCATTTACAATTGATAGAAGCTTCTTCTCCATCTTCATCTTACTCACATTTGGTTATACCATTGCTCTCCTAAATAAATTATCTCTGATGATTTTGTTTCTAACGTTCATTCGTTTCAAGGAAGGAGATGCTGCCCTTGGTAATGGTGGCCTAGCTCGCCTTGCAGCTTGCCAAATGGATTCCCTAGCGACATTGGACTATCCAGCTTGGGGGTATGTTATAGGTTCCTTTTTCTTGTTGTCTAAACGTCACTTTGGTTCTGATGTTGTTTGCTTCATCATGGCCTTGGCTTTCGAATCTCCTCGCTTTTCCCAAAAATACTTAGCAACAGAAACAGTCAGAATAAATGGGTCTCTGCCGTTCTCGAATAACATCCTGTTTCATGGCTGCATTTTCATATCCAGATAATAGCCACCTTTGTGATGATAAGATCAGAGTGTTTGTTTAgttcttttgttttcttttcctttttataaGCAGAGTTTCTGTAACGTTCTGAAACCAAAATATCTATTAGGGATCCTCCATAATTTGGtgggctgcttttatggaggtCCCTATCTAAAATGGAATTCTTGGGTCTAAACAAGTGGTGTCTAGCTTTTCTTCAAGGATTTGTCCTTTATCATTTTGAAGTTTCTTAGAAAGATTGATTGAGTTGGGATTCTCTACATCTCTTCATCTTCAGTTATGGTTTACGCTATCAATATGGATTATTTCGTCAGATCATAGTTGATGGTTTTCAACACGAACAACCTGATTTTTGGTTGAACTTTGGGAATCCATGGGAGATAGAGCGTGTTCATGTATCATATCCAGTGAAGGTTTGCAAGTATTTACTTTTCCGCCTCTTTCAGTAATTTATCCAAattaaacattttttttccttgttttaGCTCTTGCCTGAGTGGCGGTGGGGTATTTGATATTATCTTCTTCAATCTTTTTGATTGAAACTTTTATTTGTTGCTAACTGGCAATGTGCTTTTTATGCAAGTTCTATGGGACTATTGAAGAGGAAGTTTTAAATGGAAAGAAATGTAAAATTTGGATACCTGGAGAATCAGTAAGTGCTTCTGTATTTTGTaagtctttctttttttgagaaatttagaCTTATTGTCTGCCATATTGCCAAGTGAGAAATACTATTCCTTGAGCATTTTCTTTTGTCTGTTACTTATAGGTTGAAGCAGTGGCTTATGATAATCCAATACCTGGTTATGGCACGCGAAATGCCATCAACCTTCGACTGTGGGCTGCTAAACCAAGTGATCAATATGACATGGTAATTTTTTTACCATGTTGTCTAGTAATTGTTTTTGAAAATGTCTAGTGGGAATGCTGCAGACATCTATGTATACTTTTAAGGGACACATCTTCTGTATTTACAGAGTGGTCTTTTTTCCACCATGTGACTTTTCCTTTTCATGTTTTTCTGGGATGGGGGTGTATGTAAAAGGGAGAGAAGAACCTCGGAATCAATTTAGTCTTGTGTCCTTTTTCTTACTGGCCTGTGGTATTAATCACTTCCTTCTTTTGTCAAATGTGAACTTCTTACCTATCGCTGCACAAATTAGAACCCCTTTAGTTTCTTGAGAATAAATCCTATTATGTTGTTTGACATCTCTCGACCTCTTAACTTCTATGTGGTCCCCATTTTATCACTTGCAGGAGTCTTATACCACTGGGGACTATATTAATGCTATTGTTAACAGACAGAAGGCTGAAACTATAAGTAATGTGTTGTACCCTGATGACCGTTCTTACCAGGTATCTTCATTCTATATAAATGTCTTGAGAAAGTAGATAAATGTAGAGTTCCTTTAGTTCCTCTGGAGGCTAGCCTTCGGGTTATGAACCTTCCCCATGCTATGTTGGAATTGCTTTGGTGCTTGATCTTTTGATTTCCTGTCATTTCAAGGGTAAAATAAAATGTGAAACTTCTGAATTAAGACTAGATTCATTTTTCCAATCTACCTCGCTGTCAAAATAATTCTAAATGCTTAAGTCTTTAAATGCTTTGGGTAGAGCTAATTACAGTTAGaaaaggtaaaataaaattttgaaacttgaagCTTGAGAAACTTCTTTTTTTGATAATCGTGGTGCCTGAGCCAGTTTGCGTGCTCCTCGACTAGTTTCACGGGGTACCTGCTGCCTCTTACATCCACGGGTACCGGAGAACTCTGTCCACCAACGCTTGAATAGATGAAAAGAAACCATTAGTGTTTTTCCTTCGCTGGAATTTAAACCTGCTCATGTCTTTTCAACGCACTTCATTGACCTAGAGTCACACCCTTGGGTGCAACTGAAGCTTGCGAATGTATTCTACATTTGGGTTTTCTTATGTATTCTCCAACCAATTTGAGCAAAATATTCCTTACCTTTACCAATTCTCAAAAAAATCTTTCTTTGATGTTCTTTCTTCAGGGTAAGGAACTGCGGTTGAAGCAACAGTATTTCTTTGTTTCAGCATCACTACAAGACATAATAAGGAGGTTCAAGGATTTACATAGAAACTTTGATGAGTTTCCGGAGAAGGTATTTACCTGACCTTTTTGGGGCCTGTAATGTGTGGGGTTCCTTATGAGCATATAAAGTCATACCATCCATAAAACAATGGGCGCAAGTCAGTGAACCTTGCTAGTTGCTACGGGATGCTCAAAAACTATGCTCTTATAGTTTGCTTATCATGGATAAACAAATACTTGTTTCTTCATTGCGCTACTGAGAATTTTGACCTGAAGGCATAAACTTTAGCAAATTTTGTCAGTTCACTTGGTTTTGTTGTTTTAAGATGAATAGGCATTGCATGAAGCGTAGGCATCAAGTATCACAGCATAATTCCTAAGTAGTTGCATATTTCGCATTCTAATCCTAAACAAAGTCTATACAGTGCAAAAGATAGTAGCCAAGACCTATTGTAATCACTCTATTTAGTATTAATATATTTGGTTCTATTTTGCACTGTTTCAAGTTAATTCTCCTTTTAATTGAACTTAAAGGCTCTAGGAAGAAGTGATCTTCCCGCTTACCTAGTTGCTTATTACGTCTGTGTGGGGTCTGCCAGTGGCATTTGCGATGCAGATGCGTAGAAAAGTTATTTTCATAGTGCACATAAGTTTGAATCTCTTCCTTAATATCCATTCAGTTCCTTGTAGCACATATTTTGGCAAGTCTAATACCTAAGAATCATGTTGTACACCTGTCTTTTTGGAGGTATGAGTGGTGATAACTTTACTTATGGTATGTCATAAAAGAATTTCTACATTGGGTCGGCCACACTTAATCTGAGCTTTCCTACTCTAAATGTATTTTGAAAATGTCAATATTTGTCTCATTCATACAGGAGATTAGGATCTCaataggaaaaggaaaaagtaaGCCTTTTCTTTTACAGCGAAACACACATGGCTGCATTTGCTTATTTATTcttttgagtttttcttttcAGGTTGCTCTTCAGATAAATGATACAAATCCATCAATTTCCATTGCTGAGGTAATAAGAGTTCTTGTTGATGAAGAGCACTTGGATTGGAGTAAAGCATGGGATATTGCTTCCAGGATTTTCTCAGTCACCATTCATGCAGTACAACCTGAAGGGCTTGAGAAAATCCCCGTGGATCTTTTGGGTAACGTTCTTCCTCGTCATTTAGAGGTTTGTTTCTTACAGAATATTTTGTATTATCTCATATTAGTTTTTATTCTGTGCTTGAATTGGTTTTTCTCTCAGCCATGAAGAGTATCATCCTTTTTGCAACAATGCTAGTTTGTTTTATGTGTTTATATATCAATTTGGGAGTGATTGTCTTCAAGTTAGTTTGTTAAAAATCTCTTCATCTGATTTAATGATTCACCTTTTGTTCCAGATTATATATGAGATAAACTATCATCTCATGGAAGAGTTAAAAAAGAGTTTGGGTCAGGACTATGATAAACTTTCCCGAATGTCAATTATTGAGGAAGGTGCTGTGAAGGTATATAAGACAACCTTTTGATCCCGattctattttaattaatgCTTTCAGTGGCTGATCAAATTTGATGTTTTCCTGCTGTTTAAGATTttgtaaaagtaaaaaaataaatctgaTGCTATTCAACTGGACCAACCTGTAATAGTGACATTTAGATGTCCCAATAATGTACAATTATACCAACCACAATTACTCAATCAGTTGGGGTCGGCTATATGAATTCTCATCAACAATGTCGCTCCATTCTGTCTCGTGGCATTCCTATATTATGTACCTATGAATATACTAATACTGCAAATTTCCACATCCACAAATTAGGATCCGTAGTTTTTCTTTAAACTCTGTGATGCTTGTGTTACATAACTCATGTTTATAGAACTTAACAAAGAGGAGAGTGGGTGGGCAGGTGGGAGATGGGAGAGGGAGAAAGAGGGGACAAACAGAGAAAAAGGTTATTTGATGAAAACAAGGAAGGTTATGATGTTCATGCTTGTTACTTCTTACTTTCAGCTTGATTTTATATGGTCCACATTCGTCTGACAATCCATGATGCATTTGCTTTATGCCATTTTCACTAGTCGATAAAGTGGGTACAGGCCCGAGTATTAGTTCCTTGTTTTTCTGCGATAGCCAATTTTGATTTTGCTCCCTATGTGGACAGAGTATTCGGATGGCAAACCTGTCACTTGCATGTTGCCACACTGTGAATGGTGTTTCCAGAGTGCATCTAGAGACCCTTAAAACAAGAGTGTTTAAGGTAATTTTGATTCTGCACTTATCTCTTTTGCTCAATATTTCATGAGAACTTGGTTTTAATTCTGCAATAATATGTCCTTTTACCTTCTCTAAATGAATGTCACTCTCTCTAAGGCCTATTTCAGAGTGTGCTTTGCCAGAATTTCTATCCAATTCAATGTATATATTCTTTATaatgtcaaaataaatattaaccCCTTGGGATttctttttgttcttatttactCGGGTTAATTGAGAGATTGAAGAGAGCATAATTGTCTAAATAATGAATTAACTAATCAGCTAGATAAAAAGTTGTTTCTTATGACACTCTTAGTCAGACATCACTTCTTTGCCATCTCTCAGAACTTTGATTGGATAAAAGTTTGGCTCAACTAAGAATGACACAGTAAACAAATATGCAagattctttttccttttttcttttgggaaaatgaaaagaatgtTTCTTAAGATTTTGAAGATGGAGGTGAACTGAAGATTGAACTTTTGTAGCACGAATGCCAAAATTTGGTTTTATATTTACTATAGATATACAAGTTGTTGTGGGTATTATTAATTCTTAGATAACactatcatgattttattttcattCTCTAAAGAGACTTAAAAAGAATTTGGTCGTTTTAGGTATTTTTAGCCAGTTATTGTTAATGCAGGTAGTGTTTTTCCACATTATATTTGGTACAAAATGATACTTAGATTGCACCATTAGTATGCGGGATTATATATACAGGACACAAAACTGGCGACCGAACGTCCGATTAATAATGTAGGGTTTATATAATATCTCATTTTAATGAAATCAAACAACTCCGGAGGTCATATTTTATAGGTCTGTTGTTCATCTTACTTTTTTCTCATAATGCAAGAAATAGCTAGTGAAAACATGTTTCAAAAAGAGAGCATTTTGTAATTGCTGCCTCTTGCAGGACTTTTATGAGCTGTGGCCTCAGAAATTTCAGTGCAAGACTAATGGAGTAACCCAGGTGCATAATTGACTTCTTGTTTAATGACTTTTATCAGTTTCAAGATTTCTACCTCAGGTTTAGACTTGACAGCTATTCTCCAAAAAAATCTGGCATTCTTTATGATCGAAAGCTTCTGCTTTTCCATTACTGCCTTTAATCGGCAGTGTCTACTTGCATAATAACAAGATTCATATCTAATCTAAAATATTCTGTATCTTCCTTCTATCATCATAAACAATTTTAATTTGGGGTAGGGGATCTTCCATTGGAGTTCATCATGGGCATCTAAAATGATGATATGAATTAAGTTTGAAGCATTGTGCTACATTCTTcacaattttaatttgttatatGTCAGCGCCGTTGGATAGTGGTGAGCAATCCTAGCTTGTGTTCAATCATTTCAAAATGGCTTGGGACGGAAGCATGGATCTGTAATATTGACCTCATAGCAGGTTTAAGAGAATATGCAAAAGATCCTGATTTACACACCGAATGGAAGAATGTATGAGATCTTTCTTTGCAATCTCAATCTTGAGAAGAGTAGTTGCTTATTGCTTTGCAGTCTCTAAGACATTTTGACTTATGACTTTTAGATGAAGAGAATTAACAAAATGAGGCTTGCTGAGTACATTGAAACACTTACCAGTGTGAAGGTTTCTGAACATATCCATTTCACTTCCTTCTTTGCAAGACAACCTGCATGTCTGTTTTCGCCTGACCAAGCTATATA
The sequence above is a segment of the Solanum dulcamara chromosome 11, daSolDulc1.2, whole genome shotgun sequence genome. Coding sequences within it:
- the LOC129872315 gene encoding uncharacterized protein LOC129872315 isoform X4: MASISVPLLAVRSPVNYLPFPSIFNLNRPFSTSLSSNAFTHLKVSSTTSSSNQPVTETTSTSTSTINVQNDDSLDTTLFVVRAKNRIGLLQIITRVFKVLGLKIEKAIIEFEGEFFVKKFYVNDSNGKKIEKMECLEKIHKALLEAIDGDDGDAGAGVYSPSSVAVSGRGVVVRKPGLKMDLGYRKAKVEKMFGLMDEFLKNDSISLQKDILDHVEFTVARSRFNFDDFEAYQALAHSVRDRLIERWHDTHQYFKKKDPKRIYFLSLEFLMGRSLTNSITNLGIQDQYADALTQLGFDFEVLAEQEGDAALGNGGLARLAACQMDSLATLDYPAWGYGLRYQYGLFRQIIVDGFQHEQPDFWLNFGNPWEIERVHVSYPVKFYGTIEEEVLNGKKCKIWIPGESVEAVAYDNPIPGYGTRNAINLRLWAAKPSDQYDMESYTTGDYINAIVNRQKAETISNVLYPDDRSYQGKELRLKQQYFFVSASLQDIIRRFKDLHRNFDEFPEKVALQINDTNPSISIAEVIRVLVDEEHLDWSKAWDIASRIFSVTIHAVQPEGLEKIPVDLLGNVLPRHLEIIYEINYHLMEELKKSLGQDYDKLSRMSIIEEGAVKSIRMANLSLACCHTVNGVSRVHLETLKTRVFKDFYELWPQKFQCKTNGVTQRRWIVVSNPSLCSIISKWLGTEAWICNIDLIAGLREYAKDPDLHTEWKNMKRINKMRLAEYIETLTSVKVSLDAMFDVQIKRIHEYKRQLLNILGIIHRYDCIKNMDESDKWRVVPRVCIIGGKAAPGYDVAKKIIKLCHAVADKVNNDPDVADLLKVYCWT
- the LOC129872315 gene encoding uncharacterized protein LOC129872315 isoform X2, yielding MASISVPLLAVRSPVNYLPFPSIFNLNRPFSTSLSSNAFTHLKVSSTTSSSNQPVTETTSTSTSTINVQNDDSLDTTLFVVRAKNRIGLLQIITRVFKVLGLKIEKAIIEFEGEFFVKKFYVNDSNGKKIEKMECLEKIHKALLEAIDGDDGDAGAGVYSPSSVAVSGRGVVVRKPGLKMDLGYRKAKVEKMFGLMDEFLKNDSISLQKDILDHVEFTVARSRFNFDDFEAYQALAHSVRDRLIERWHDTHQYFKKKDPKRIYFLSLEFLMGRSLTNSITNLGIQDQYADALTQLGFDFEVLAEQEGDAALGNGGLARLAACQMDSLATLDYPAWGYGLRYQYGLFRQIIVDGFQHEQPDFWLNFGNPWEIERVHVSYPVKFYGTIEEEVLNGKKCKIWIPGESVEAVAYDNPIPGYGTRNAINLRLWAAKPSDQYDMESYTTGDYINAIVNRQKAETISNVLYPDDRSYQGKELRLKQQYFFVSASLQDIIRRFKDLHRNFDEFPEKVALQINDTNPSISIAEVIRVLVDEEHLDWSKAWDIASRIFSVTIHAVQPEGLEKIPVDLLGNVLPRHLEIIYEINYHLMEELKKSLGQDYDKLSRMSIIEEGAVKSIRMANLSLACCHTVNGVSRVHLETLKTRVFKDFYELWPQKFQCKTNGVTQRRWIVVSNPSLCSIISKWLGTEAWICNIDLIAGLREYAKDPDLHTEWKNMKRINKMRLAEYIETLTSVKVSLDAMFDVQIKRIHEYKRQLLNILGIIHRYDCIKNMDESDKWRVVPRVCIIGGKAAPGYDVAKKIIKLCHAVADKVNNDPDVADLLKVVFIPDYNVSVAELVIPGSDLSQHLSTAGHEASGTGCMKFLMNGCLLLATADGSAVEIAEEIGEANMFLFGAKVDEVPALREKGTKLKGSLQFARVVRYSKQILNGHIVPQLSICLPITEEMSTIADNLYMQTTKRCQKESTVIIVISVLRLKLSLQNCKRNL
- the LOC129872315 gene encoding uncharacterized protein LOC129872315 isoform X1, which gives rise to MASISVPLLAVRSPVNYLPFPSIFNLNRPFSTSLSSNAFTHLKVSSTTSSSNQPVTETTSTSTSTINVQNDDSLDTTLFVVRAKNRIGLLQIITRVFKVLGLKIEKAIIEFEGEFFVKKFYVNDSNGKKIEKMECLEKIHKALLEAIDGDDGDAGAGVYSPSSVAVSGRGVVVRKPGLKMDLGYRKAKVEKMFGLMDEFLKNDSISLQKDILDHVEFTVARSRFNFDDFEAYQALAHSVRDRLIERWHDTHQYFKKKDPKRIYFLSLEFLMGRSLTNSITNLGIQDQYADALTQLGFDFEVLAEQEGDAALGNGGLARLAACQMDSLATLDYPAWGYGLRYQYGLFRQIIVDGFQHEQPDFWLNFGNPWEIERVHVSYPVKFYGTIEEEVLNGKKCKIWIPGESVEAVAYDNPIPGYGTRNAINLRLWAAKPSDQYDMESYTTGDYINAIVNRQKAETISNVLYPDDRSYQGKELRLKQQYFFVSASLQDIIRRFKDLHRNFDEFPEKVALQINDTNPSISIAEVIRVLVDEEHLDWSKAWDIASRIFSVTIHAVQPEGLEKIPVDLLGNVLPRHLEIIYEINYHLMEELKKSLGQDYDKLSRMSIIEEGAVKSIRMANLSLACCHTVNGVSRVHLETLKTRVFKDFYELWPQKFQCKTNGVTQRRWIVVSNPSLCSIISKWLGTEAWICNIDLIAGLREYAKDPDLHTEWKNMKRINKMRLAEYIETLTSVKVSLDAMFDVQIKRIHEYKRQLLNILGIIHRYDCIKNMDESDKWRVVPRVCIIGGKAAPGYDVAKKIIKLCHAVADKVNNDPDVADLLKVVFIPDYNVSVAELVIPGSDLSQHLSTAGHEASGTGCMKFLMNGCLLLATADGSAVEIAEEIGEANMFLFGAKVDEVPALREKGTKLKGSLQFARVVRMVRDGYFGFKDYFKSLCDTVEDGGDFYLLGHDFASYLEAQAAADRAFVDQVKWTQMSILSTAGSGKFSSDRTIEEYAQQSWGIEPCKCPF
- the LOC129872315 gene encoding uncharacterized protein LOC129872315 isoform X3; amino-acid sequence: MASISVPLLAVRSPVNYLPFPSIFNLNRPFSTSLSSNAFTHLKVSSTTSSSNQPVTETTSTSTSTINVQNDDSLDTTLFVVRAKNRIGLLQIITRVFKVLGLKIEKAIIEFEGEFFVKKFYVNDSNGKKIEKMECLEKIHKALLEAIDGDDGDAGAGVYSPSSVAVSGRGVVVRKPGLKMDLGYRKAKVEKMFGLMDEFLKNDSISLQKDILDHVEFTVARSRFNFDDFEAYQALAHSVRDRLIERWHDTHQYFKKKDPKRIYFLSLEFLMGRSLTNSITNLGIQDQYADALTQLGFDFEVLAEQEGDAALGNGGLARLAACQMDSLATLDYPAWGYGLRYQYGLFRQIIVDGFQHEQPDFWLNFGNPWEIERVHVSYPVKFYGTIEEEVLNGKKCKIWIPGESVEAVAYDNPIPGYGTRNAINLRLWAAKPSDQYDMESYTTGDYINAIVNRQKAETISNVLYPDDRSYQGKELRLKQQYFFVSASLQDIIRRFKDLHRNFDEFPEKVALQINDTNPSISIAEVIRVLVDEEHLDWSKAWDIASRIFSVTIHAVQPEGLEKIPVDLLGNVLPRHLEIIYEINYHLMEELKKSLGQDYDKLSRMSIIEEGAVKSIRMANLSLACCHTVNGVSRVHLETLKTRVFKDFYELWPQKFQCKTNGVTQRRWIVVSNPSLCSIISKWLGTEAWICNIDLIAGLREYAKDPDLHTEWKNMKRINKMRLAEYIETLTSVKVSLDAMFDVQIKRIHEYKRQLLNILGIIHRYDCIKNMDESDKWRVVPRVCIIGGKAAPGYDVAKKIIKLCHAVADKVNNDPDVADLLKVLENVHSETHLLLKIQHGMMKGNYKRKRKGRE